From Mytilus edulis chromosome 8, xbMytEdul2.2, whole genome shotgun sequence, one genomic window encodes:
- the LOC139484018 gene encoding uncharacterized protein, whose amino-acid sequence MVEDPTQMLQLKIKGNVITQIEEQLKRWKEHFEEVLNRPPATNPPNIEGRQVLNIKTGNITKTKVNAAIKQLNNEKAAGIDNIPPEAIKAMDNICFDKLHQLLNKIWNDEHIPEDWRKEILVKLQKKGDKSICSN is encoded by the coding sequence ATGGTAGAAGATCCCACTCAAATGCTACAGTTAAAGATAAAAGGCAATGTGATTACACAAATTGAAGAACAATTAAAACGATGGAAAGAACATTTTGAAGAAGTGCTAAACAGACCCCCTGCAACAAACCCACCTAACATCGAAGGGAGACAGGTCCTAAATATCAAGACAGGaaatataaccaaaacaaaaGTAAATGCTGCAATAAAACAACTGAATAATGAAAAAGCAGCCGGGATCGACAATATACCCCCTGAAGCTATTAAGGCAATGGATAACATCTGTTTTGATAAACTTCACCAACTACTTAACAAAATATGGAATGACGAACATATACCTGAAGACTGGCGTAAAGAAATACTCGTTAAACTACAAAAGAAAGGCGACAAATCCATCTGTAGCAACTGA